CGGTCGATGACGTGTTGATCGGGATGGTTGCCGAGGCGGTGCGTCCGGTGCGCCCCGATGGCCACGGGGTGGCGTGGGAGCAGCTGGTGGGGTTCGAAGATCAGATCACCGCCTGGGTGGGCGGCACCGGTGAGCATCGGCCGTTGACGGTGACCAAGATCCACACCCTGTTGGCCCGGCAGGGGTGCGTGGTGCCGTATCGGACGTTGCACCGATTTGCCAGTGAGCGTTGCGGTTTCGGCCGCAAAGACCTCACGGTGCGGGTTGCCGATGGTGATCCCGGAGTGGAGTGCCAGGTCGACTTCGGCTATCTGGGGATGCTCACCGACGCTGCTGACGGGCGGCGCCGCAAGGTGCACGCGCTGATCTTCACCGCGGTGTACTCCCGGCACATGTTCGTGTGGTTGTCGTATTCGCAGACTCTGGCTGCGGTGATCGCCGGCTGCGAGGCGGCCTGGGAGTTCTTCGGCGGGGTGTTCGCCGTGCTGATTCCCGACAATCTCAAGCCGGTGATCGCCGACGCGGACGCGGTCAACCCGCAGTTCAGCCAGGGCTGGCTGGACTACGCCGGTCATAGCGGGTTTCTGACCGACCCCGCCAGGGTGGCCTCGCCGAAGGACAAGCCACGCGTGGAACGCGCCGTGCAGTACGTGCGGCGAAACTTCTGGGACGGAGAAACATTCACCAGTCTGCAGCAGGCGCAGGACGCCGCCGCAGCCTGGTGTCGTGACACCGCGGGCACCCGCACCCACGGCACCACCTGTGCACGCCCGCTGGAGGTGTTCACCGACGAAGAGCAGCCCCGGCTGTTGGCGGTGCCGGAGGTCTATGACGTGCCGGTGTTCAAGAGGGTCAAGGTCCACCGCGACTTCCACGCCGAGGTCGCCAAGGCCCTGTATTCGCTGCCCGAATGCTGGATCGGTCAGTACCTGGACGTGCGCGCCGACACCGAGCTGGTGAAGTTCTATCGCCGCGGCGTGCTGGTCAAGGTCCATCCCCGCCAACCGGCCGGTGGGCGCAGCACCGACCCCGCGGATCTGCCCGAACACAAGACCGGCTACGCGCTGCGTGATGTGGCGGCGTTGATCGCCACCTGCGCCGCGCACGGCCCCAACGTCGGGATCTACGCCGAACGCATCCTCGATGACCGGCTGCCCTGGACGAAGATGCGTACCGTCTACCGACTGCTGGGTCTGGTGCGCCGCTACGGCGCCGACCGGGTCGAACAGGCCTGCTCGCTGTCGCTGGATCTTGATGTCGTCTCGGTGAACAAGATCGCCTCCATGCTCGAACGTGCCACCGAGACCAGCTCCCCGGCCCTGCCGAAGGCGGTCGGTCACACCGCGACCCGCTTCGCCCGTGATCCTTCCGAATTCAGCTCCACCCCAACACCATTGACCATCGTTTCCGAGGAGAACCGCTGACATGACCACCACCGCCCGTGGCGCTACCGATCCGGTCGGCGCTGATCTGCTCCGACTGCTCAAAGCCCTCAAGCTCGGTGCAATGGCTGACACCCTGCCCGAACGCGCCGCCTTGGCCCGACAACACAAACTCAGCCACATCGGCTTTTTGGAAACACTGCTGGCCGACGAGGTCTCCCGACGCGAATCCCGCTCCGCCGCGTTGCGGGCGGCCAAAGCCGGACTCGACCCGAGCATGCGGTTTGACACCTGGACCGCCCACGACGACCTGCGCTATGACCGCACCCTGCTCGGTGATCTCACCTCGCTACGGTTCCTGGACGCCGGCCAGTCCGCGATCGTCCTCGGGCCCGTCGGCGTCGGCAAGACCCATCTGGCAACAGCATTGGGCCACATGGCTATTCGCCGCCGACACACCGTCGTTTTCGGCCGCGCCGACAAACTGTTCACCCGGCTGCGCGCTGCACGCCTGGACCACACCGTCGATGCCGAGATCCGCCGACTGGCCGCCGTCGACGTTCTGATCATCGACGACTTCGCGCTACGACCCCTCGACGCCACCGAAACCAGCGACTTCTACGAAATCGTCGTCGAGCGCCACCGCGCCAAGACCACCATCATGACCTCGAACCGGGAGCCCGCCGAATGGCTGACCATGACCGCCGACACCCTGCTGGCCCAATCAGCCATCGACCGGCTGACCTCCGCCGCGCACACCCTGGTCATCGAAGGACCGTCCTACCGCCAACGAACCCGGCCCCAGCTTGACCCAGACCCTGCCGACAAGCATCCTCAATAACGCGCCACGGTGGTCCCATCCCCCTGGCAATCAGGTGGTCCCATCACCCTGGCAAGCGACAGTAAGCAGCGCTAGCTGTTCAGCCTTCTGAACATCGTCAGCAAGTTGTCTCGCCTTCGCAGCCCTAGCGTCAATCTCCGTCTGCACCAACGCCATCAGAACCGCTGCCTGCTGCAAGCTCTCGGCGATAGTCGCCAAGCGCGATTCCAGTGACTCCTCGGCCTCGGACTCGATCTCGGGTACCGATTCCGTTTTCCGGCGAGTGAGGACTCCCGCGAGGTAGGTAGAAATCAGGCCGACACCACCGCTGGCCAGGACGGCAATCAAAGGCTCGAACTCGGGCATAGCGGAAATTAGACTCCTTCACCCGCGTCAACCCCGCGAATGACGCGCCGACCAATCTCGTGTCCTTGCTGTCAGCCTCCCGTCGCGATCTTCGAAAGTGCCGCAGCGATGGCTTGGTCCCGCCCTTGTGCGGCGTGCTGGTAGCGCATCGCCGCCTGCGGTGTCGAATGCCCAAGGCGCGCCATCAATTCCGCAAGCGTCGCACCCGTCGCCGCAGCCAGCACCGCACGGCTGTGGCGGAGGTCGTGGAAGCGTAGATCGGGCCGCCCGGCCTTATCACGGGCCCGGTAGTAGTGACGGTTGAGCGTCACAGGCGCCAGGGGCCCGCCGTGGGCAGCCGGGAACAGCAGAGCGTCCGGTTCGGGACCGACATGGCTCGCTAGGTGCTGCTGGAGCACCGGCACAAGGTGCGGAGGGATCGCCACGTCGCGGGCGCCTGCATCGGACTTGGGTGTAGTGACCTTGAACTGTCCTCCCCCGACACGGACCACGCCGCGCTCCACACGGATAACGACCGTTTGATGAGGTGGTCCGTCACCTACGAATACTGGCCCGCGGATGACAGCGGATCGGGTGAAAAGTGAACACGCACTGAACTTTCGGCTAGCACGCCCGAACATGGCGTGATCAGGCGATACAGCCGCCGGCCGAACCCCTTGGCGCACACCATCGGCCGCATCCCTGCGCCCAGGTGTTTTGTCCACAAAATGGCGGGGGAGATGACCCCTAACCGGGCGGAGGTGCGGCGGGGACCGGGCAGAGATTTGACCCCACCCCCGGTGACTCATGGTCGTGAGGTGACGGTCTGATGGGCGACGTGGCGGTGTTACTCGCCCACCTGCGTTACATGAGGTTCAGCGGCCAGACCAAGCGAGGGTTGAGCACCAGTACCTGCACCGAGCAAACCCCAAGGAACAGAACCATCCCCGCCCAAAACGCATACCGGTCGGGACTCCTGTGTCGGCGCAACACCACCACCGCGCCGACGACGGTACCGAGGAGCCCCAGCACCATCGCGGTGCCCATCGCCAATGAGTAGAAGCCAACGGCTCCCAGAATCAGCGTGAGCACCGCGTACACGGCAAGGCCCGCCACAATGCCGAGGACCAGCCAACCTGCAATTGTCAACGCTCGCTTCATCGTCCACCTGTATTCGGTACGGCAATAGGCGGTAATCCTGGTGGCACCACCGGAGGCCCTACGTTGGGCACCACCCCGCGCGACTGCTGAATATTGTCGGCCAGGCGGTCAATGTAGGGCTGCCACGTCAGATTCGCTATACCCGTATACCCTGCCCTGAACGCCGGTCCAACCGGGAATGGCTGAGTGCCGGGGCCGGGGTCAGTGACGTGCGCGTTGATGCCTAGGTGAATCTCCCCGCCCTGCTCGAAGAACCGGAAGTGGATCGTGCTGCCGGGACCGTCCACATGTCCTGGGAGGGTTTCGAATTCGATGTTTATCTCCGAGCCAGTTTTTTCGGCCTGAGTGACCTTCACTGGGAAATTCGCCAGCTTGGCCCCGGCCATTTTGATTTCCAGAGGCAGCTCATCGCCCACCTTCGGGAACTGCTTGGGTGCTCCTCCCATCGGGAAGTTGCAGTTAAAGCAACGGTGCAGCTCGTTCCACACGTCATCAACCGTAATCCCTTCGCCCGCACTCTTGCCGCCGGAGACTTTGAGGTCGGTTGTCAGGTCTAGGTTGTAATCCCAGGGCTTCTCCGGCAGTGGGAACCGGGGCGACTCCGGTACCGAGCCGAAGCTAGCCGCCTGGACAGACGCCGCCTCGCCTTCATCGTCGAACCGGATTCCTTCTAGTTCGGTTGCCTTCGCCTGCAAGCGATCACTGACGAGCTTGTCGGTCTGTACGAGCTGCTGGGCGGCCCATCTGATGTCCTCGGCGTGCTCGGCCAGGGCCTTGTTCCGTTGGACGACTGTGGCGATGTCGTACTTGCGGGTGTCGGTCACTCTCAAGTCCTCCGCTACGCGGAACCCGTCGTTCTCGGCGGCGCTGATCGCCTCCACGGCTTTACCCTTGGCGGCCTTGATGTCGTGGCTGCCGTTTTCGGCGAGGTTTGCGGCCTCGCGCAGCACGTCGCCCTGGCGACCGACCACGGCGCAATCAGCGTTCACACGATCCATCGCCGCGTCCTTGGCGTCGCCTTCCCACGTGGTGCCGCCTGGTGCAGCGATGTTCTGTCGGTGCTGGTCAAACACCTGCTCAGACTGGGCGGCCGCCGCGCGCCAGGTGGAAGCCGCGTTCTCTAGCTCGGAGGTGTCCCAGCTTTCTAACTCCGACCTGGTGGGCAAACTCCCTGCCCCGGCTGTTGCCGACCCCACCACCGTTCCCCCTCTAGTAACACTTCTAGCGAGCTGAGACTAGTCAACGCCGAGCAAACGGGAAAGTGGGGTTCCCCACCGAGGGTCGCTGCTATCGCTGGCCCGTCCGATGGGCAGTACCCTGTAGCGCCCTTTGGAGCACGCGGGCGTTAGTACTATCAATCTCCGACTGTGATGCGGGGTCGTGATCGACGTTAGCCGCCGAGGCAAACCAGAAGATTGCGGGGATGACCGTGCCCAGCAGCGAGAAAATCGCTAAGAGCGCAAACCCGGTAGTGAATGGTGATCCGTCCCGGTTCGCCACCCGCGGGCGTCGCGGCGGCAGACGACGGCGGAAACTGCTGTACGGGAGCGTGGGCCTGACGTTGATCAGTCCATTGACGCCGTTGAACCAGCGCAGGGACGGTTCGCCATCAGGGTCGGGATACCAGCCCGCAGGGGTCGTTGGTGGCGGCGGCGGTACGCCGGTCACAACTGACCCAACCCAGCGAGTCGCCGCAGGGCGAGTTCGCTCATAGATGATCCCACTACATGCAGCAGCTTTGGCAGCTAACCGTTAGTGCGCACTCTAGCAACAACAACGGACTAAGGCCTCACTAGCAACGGTAGTAACCGCTGACGTGGGTCCCGTTCTTCTTCGTGTAACCGTTGACCCAAGTGCAGCCGACGTTGGGCACGCCCACGCTGGGAGCATTCGGCACATAAGGCACGTATGGGACGTTCGGCGCGTCGACACCGACACCAACGCCAGCGCCAACAGGCGGGGGCGCTACCGCAGGCGGCGGGGCGGGCGTAGGGCTGCCAGCCGTGTCAGACGGTTGCACTCCGGTGCAGTTAGGTGTGTAGTTCGGATAGTCAACGCATAGCTGCCGGTCGATATGCGTCCACATGCCCGTAACGCACAGAGAGTACGTGCCGTCCGCTTCGGGGTTGATCGCACCATCCTCACAATCGGCAGCTAAAGCAGTTGGAGCGCCGACAGTTAGCCCGCTACCGAGTGTGAACACCGCGACGGCAGCGGCCAACGCAAAGCGCATGATCCTCAATTTTGTCCTCGGTCCTCCCCGCCTTCACGGCCCGGTATCAGGCAGCAGCCAGTAATATCACAGCCGACGGCCCCGCCCCGCAAGAGCCACCAGCTAACGCCATCCGCTCAGAGGAGAATCAGCACCCGCCGAGGCGCCCGTCGCTGCAAGCAAACTTCCCAGCGTACATCCGAGCATATCGCCGTGATGCGGTTTCAGAAAACGAAACTCGGCGGTCGATGCACTCGTATTGCGTTGTTGCCCTTAGCGTTTCACGGCATTAACCTTCGGCCATGGGGTACACGGTTCCTGATCACCCACCGGACACACAGGCCGCGGCCCTCGATGTGATCGTGCGTTGGGCCGAGCATCTGCCGCAGCCGAACATCCACGCCGCGCTGCGCGAGCTCGCCATGGACCTCGACGCCGAGGCCGCCTTCGCCGGACTCGGCTGGGAGGACGCCCAGAGCCTGGCGAAGTGGGTCGTGATGACCGTGCTCACCGGCACCGAGATCCCCGCCACGGTCGACCCACCCTGGACCGATCCGGCCGCCGTGGCGCACAGCCTCGACATCTGCCGGCCGCTCGCCCGGCACGTGCGGACCTCGATCGCCGGGCGGTGACCCGCACACAGCCATTCGAACATATGATCGATGCATGGGTGACATGCAGGCGATCGGCTACGGCGGACAGCCTGTTCAACAGGTCTTCCGTGTGGTGCGGCCGCCGACGACCGTCCTCGTGGATCTCGTCGCCCTGTTCCCCCGGGAGCCGCACGCCGAGGGCCGGTACAACCCGTGCGGCCTGCAGATGAACCGGATCGTCGAGGGCAAGCTGACCTGCTGGGCGCTGTGCGAGCAGGGACAGTGGTGGGGCCTGGTCACCTACCCCATCCGCTACGGGGCCACCACGAAAACCGTGACGCACTGGATCCCGGCGTGGGTGCTCAAGCCGAAACACTGACCCGGCTGCTGTGGCTCAGCGTAGGACCCGCCGCTCGGTGCTCCATCGCCCGAGCGGCGAGCGCCAGTTGACCTCCACCCGCACCTCATCGCCGCCGGACCCGGGCAGTGTGATCTCCACCGCCGAGGACTGCGCACCATCGCCACGCGGCGCAGGCACCGAACTCACGGTCCGTTCGGCCGTGCCCGCGGCACCGGACGCGGTGACCGTCACCGAACGGGCGCCGTCGTGGCCGACGTTGACCACGCGGATCCGGTCGGCACCGGCCCGCTCGACCTCCCAGGCGACGAAGGAATTCTCGGAAGCCAACTCGTGGACGCGCGCCGTCTCGTGCCGAACCTGCTCGATGAGCGATTTGAGCTCAGCCTGGCCGGAAAGCTCGCGGCGCCGCAGAACCTCATTGCGCCAGGCGACCGCGATCACCAACAGCAACAACGGCCAGACCCACAGCACCAACCCGAACGACCGGATCACAAAGTCTGTCACCACGACGAAGAAGCCTACGGTCGACCGCAGACACCGGCAGCGGTTGACGGCCTGGCAAATATCGGAGGCGACCCGTCGGCGACCGGAGCTGCTCATGCGCGGGCCATCGTCACCGCGACCGGCGCCAGGCATGCCGGCGAGTCTCGGTTTACCCTGTCACGGGCACCGCTGGGCCCTGCCGCTTGTCGTCGTCATCGATACCGGAGAACTCATACATGGCCGTCGTCGTCGTAGGAAACCCCAAGCCGAACTCGCGCACCCGCGCGGCCGCGGAACTGATCGCCGAGAAGCTGACCGGCTCGGCGCCCGAGCACGTCATCGACGTCGTCGACCTCGGTGCGGGACTGCTGGGCTGGGGTGATCCGAAAGTCGCCGAGGCCAAGGAGATCGTGAAGTCCGCGGACGTTCTGGTGGTCGCCTCGCCGACGTACAAGGCCACCTACACCGGCCTGCTGAAGCTGTTCCTGGACCAGTTCGGCCAGGGCGAACTGGGCCAGGTCACCACCTTCCCGCTGATGCTGGGCGGTTCGTGGGCGCACGCGCTCGCACCCGAGCTGACGCTGCGGCCGGTGCTGGTCGAGATCGGTGCGAGCGTGCCCGCGCCGAGCCTGTACCTGCTGGACTCGGACTACGAGACGGCGGCCGAGCTGGACAGCTGGCTGCAGATCGCCCGCAAGTTCGTTCCGCAGGCCTCCTGACCGACGCCGAGAAAGGGTGATACCGCATGCGATATCACCCTTCGGAAGTGATCCCCGCCGGCAGAGACCACAAGATCCGCGCCGCCCGATTCCACGC
This region of Mycolicibacterium goodii genomic DNA includes:
- the istB gene encoding IS21-like element helper ATPase IstB, with amino-acid sequence MTTTARGATDPVGADLLRLLKALKLGAMADTLPERAALARQHKLSHIGFLETLLADEVSRRESRSAALRAAKAGLDPSMRFDTWTAHDDLRYDRTLLGDLTSLRFLDAGQSAIVLGPVGVGKTHLATALGHMAIRRRHTVVFGRADKLFTRLRAARLDHTVDAEIRRLAAVDVLIIDDFALRPLDATETSDFYEIVVERHRAKTTIMTSNREPAEWLTMTADTLLAQSAIDRLTSAAHTLVIEGPSYRQRTRPQLDPDPADKHPQ
- a CDS encoding NADPH-dependent FMN reductase, which produces MAVVVVGNPKPNSRTRAAAELIAEKLTGSAPEHVIDVVDLGAGLLGWGDPKVAEAKEIVKSADVLVVASPTYKATYTGLLKLFLDQFGQGELGQVTTFPLMLGGSWAHALAPELTLRPVLVEIGASVPAPSLYLLDSDYETAAELDSWLQIARKFVPQAS
- a CDS encoding DUF2510 domain-containing protein, which gives rise to MTGVPPPPPTTPAGWYPDPDGEPSLRWFNGVNGLINVRPTLPYSSFRRRLPPRRPRVANRDGSPFTTGFALLAIFSLLGTVIPAIFWFASAANVDHDPASQSEIDSTNARVLQRALQGTAHRTGQR
- the istA gene encoding IS21 family transposase; amino-acid sequence: MAFREVSVNEIREVLRVWLGVAGLPAPGYRTIAAHCGLDRKTVRRYVEAAQAAGLRRDDDVSAVDDVLIGMVAEAVRPVRPDGHGVAWEQLVGFEDQITAWVGGTGEHRPLTVTKIHTLLARQGCVVPYRTLHRFASERCGFGRKDLTVRVADGDPGVECQVDFGYLGMLTDAADGRRRKVHALIFTAVYSRHMFVWLSYSQTLAAVIAGCEAAWEFFGGVFAVLIPDNLKPVIADADAVNPQFSQGWLDYAGHSGFLTDPARVASPKDKPRVERAVQYVRRNFWDGETFTSLQQAQDAAAAWCRDTAGTRTHGTTCARPLEVFTDEEQPRLLAVPEVYDVPVFKRVKVHRDFHAEVAKALYSLPECWIGQYLDVRADTELVKFYRRGVLVKVHPRQPAGGRSTDPADLPEHKTGYALRDVAALIATCAAHGPNVGIYAERILDDRLPWTKMRTVYRLLGLVRRYGADRVEQACSLSLDLDVVSVNKIASMLERATETSSPALPKAVGHTATRFARDPSEFSSTPTPLTIVSEENR